Proteins encoded by one window of Lathyrus oleraceus cultivar Zhongwan6 chromosome 1, CAAS_Psat_ZW6_1.0, whole genome shotgun sequence:
- the LOC127076437 gene encoding arogenate dehydratase/prephenate dehydratase 1, chloroplastic isoform X1: MCFMLVKELMRAIIPVEDQKPFLHSAYQNHSKGFHIDINMLPKPLTSIDDSSSASDGSKVRVAYQGVPGAYSEDAALKAYPNCETVPCDDYEAAFKAVELWLVDKAVLPIENSADGSIHRNYDLLLQHKLNIVGEVQLRANHCLLGLPGVTMEELVSVVSHPQALAQCRTVLNDLGVDKVRDQDTAVAAKTVAINCVRHTGAIASSRAAEIYGLDILAEGIQDDDENVTRFLVLAREPRIPGTDRPHKCPQQRNQIDCGYFMLRFMRDTLALGRLKIPTDVCISNL, from the exons ATGTGCTTTATGCTTGTCAAGGAGTTGATG AGAGCTATCATTCCTGTTGAAGATCAAAAGCCATTCCTTCATTCTGCTTATCAGAATCACTCCAAGGGCTTTCACATAGACATCAACATGCTTCCCA AGCCATTAACGTCAATTGATGATTCGTCTTCTGCAAGTGATGGATCAAAGGTGCGCGTGGCTTATCAG GGAGTGCCGGGAGCATACAGTGAGGATGCAGCTTTGAAAGCGTATCCAAATTGTGAGACTGTGCCATGTGACGATTACGAAGCTGCATTTAAG GCAGTTGAACTGTGGTTGGTTGATAAAGCGGTTTTACCAATTGAAAATTCTGCGGATGGAAGCATCCATCGCAATTATGACTTACTTCTTCAACATAAGTTGAATATTGTCGGAGAGGTGCAGCTGCGTGCTAACCACTGTCTCTTAGGATTGCCCGGTGTGACAATGGAGGAACTCGTCAGTGTTGTGAGTCATCCTCAG GCTCTTGCTCAATGTAGGACGGTGCTGAACGATTTAGGTGTTGATAAAGTTCGTGACCAGGATACTGCCGTTGCTGCTAAG ACAGTGGCCATAAATTGTGTAAGACACACCGGAGCCATTGCAAGTTCCCGAGCTGCAGAAATATACGGCCTGGACATTCTTGCTGAAGGAATTCAG gatgatgatgaaaatgttaccCGTTTCTTGGTCCTTGCGAGGGAGCCTAGAATTCCAGGAACTGACAGGCCCCATAAG tgtcctcaacaacgtaatcaaatagattgcgggtatttcatgttgaggtttatgcgagatactcttgctttgggccgattaaagattcccaccgatgtatgtatttctaacttatga
- the LOC127076437 gene encoding arogenate dehydratase/prephenate dehydratase 1, chloroplastic isoform X2 gives MLPKPLTSIDDSSSASDGSKVRVAYQGVPGAYSEDAALKAYPNCETVPCDDYEAAFKAVELWLVDKAVLPIENSADGSIHRNYDLLLQHKLNIVGEVQLRANHCLLGLPGVTMEELVSVVSHPQALAQCRTVLNDLGVDKVRDQDTAVAAKTVAINCVRHTGAIASSRAAEIYGLDILAEGIQDDDENVTRFLVLAREPRIPGTDRPHKCPQQRNQIDCGYFMLRFMRDTLALGRLKIPTDVCISNL, from the exons ATGCTTCCCA AGCCATTAACGTCAATTGATGATTCGTCTTCTGCAAGTGATGGATCAAAGGTGCGCGTGGCTTATCAG GGAGTGCCGGGAGCATACAGTGAGGATGCAGCTTTGAAAGCGTATCCAAATTGTGAGACTGTGCCATGTGACGATTACGAAGCTGCATTTAAG GCAGTTGAACTGTGGTTGGTTGATAAAGCGGTTTTACCAATTGAAAATTCTGCGGATGGAAGCATCCATCGCAATTATGACTTACTTCTTCAACATAAGTTGAATATTGTCGGAGAGGTGCAGCTGCGTGCTAACCACTGTCTCTTAGGATTGCCCGGTGTGACAATGGAGGAACTCGTCAGTGTTGTGAGTCATCCTCAG GCTCTTGCTCAATGTAGGACGGTGCTGAACGATTTAGGTGTTGATAAAGTTCGTGACCAGGATACTGCCGTTGCTGCTAAG ACAGTGGCCATAAATTGTGTAAGACACACCGGAGCCATTGCAAGTTCCCGAGCTGCAGAAATATACGGCCTGGACATTCTTGCTGAAGGAATTCAG gatgatgatgaaaatgttaccCGTTTCTTGGTCCTTGCGAGGGAGCCTAGAATTCCAGGAACTGACAGGCCCCATAAG tgtcctcaacaacgtaatcaaatagattgcgggtatttcatgttgaggtttatgcgagatactcttgctttgggccgattaaagattcccaccgatgtatgtatttctaacttatga